One window of the Paraburkholderia sp. PGU19 genome contains the following:
- a CDS encoding glycosyltransferase family 2 protein produces the protein MPLYDSLRLAVLIPCYNEAATVRSVVRDFRAALPGADIYVFDNNSTDDTSDVARAAGAVVRQVGYQGKGNVIRRMFADIDADAYVLVDGDDTYDAAAAPQMIQRLIEDTLDMVVATRHTDEQEAYRLGHRFGNVMLTRFVASIFGRTFTDMLSGYRVFSRRYVKSFPAHSKGFETETELTVHALELRMPVAEIATRYKSRPEGSVSKLNTYRDGFRILGMIVKLFRAERPLTFFSIGTAICALASIALAVPLFETYFETGLVPRLPTAVLCAALMIFAALFLVCGVILDTVTHGRAEVKRLAYLAVPAPGAPREATAAAKTATATTLPERAVK, from the coding sequence ATGCCCCTTTATGATTCGCTTCGTCTAGCCGTGCTGATTCCCTGCTACAACGAGGCTGCGACTGTCCGCTCCGTCGTGCGGGATTTTCGCGCGGCTCTGCCGGGCGCCGACATCTACGTGTTCGACAACAACTCGACGGATGACACGAGCGACGTCGCGCGCGCGGCGGGCGCCGTGGTGCGTCAGGTCGGGTATCAGGGCAAGGGCAACGTCATCCGGCGAATGTTCGCGGATATCGACGCAGATGCGTACGTGCTCGTCGACGGCGACGATACCTACGACGCCGCCGCCGCGCCGCAAATGATCCAGCGCCTCATCGAGGACACACTCGACATGGTCGTCGCGACCCGTCACACGGACGAGCAGGAAGCGTATCGGCTCGGCCATCGCTTCGGCAATGTGATGCTCACGCGCTTCGTCGCGTCGATCTTCGGCCGTACGTTCACCGACATGTTGTCGGGCTATCGCGTGTTCTCGCGCCGCTATGTGAAGTCGTTCCCCGCGCATTCGAAAGGCTTCGAAACGGAGACGGAGCTTACCGTCCACGCGCTGGAACTGCGCATGCCCGTCGCCGAAATCGCGACGCGCTACAAATCGCGCCCCGAAGGCTCGGTCAGCAAGCTCAACACGTATCGTGACGGCTTTCGCATTCTCGGCATGATCGTGAAGCTCTTCCGTGCCGAACGGCCGCTCACGTTCTTCTCGATTGGCACGGCAATATGTGCGCTTGCGTCGATCGCACTCGCCGTGCCGCTGTTCGAAACGTACTTCGAAACGGGTCTCGTGCCGCGCCTTCCGACGGCCGTGCTGTGCGCAGCGCTGATGATCTTCGCAGCGCTGTTCCTGGTGTGCGGCGTGATACTCGATACCGTCACCCACGGCCGCGCCGAAGTGAAGCGCCTCGCGTATCTCGCCGTTCCGGCACCGGGCGCTCCGCGCGAAGCAACAGCGGCAGCGAAGACAGCAACAGCTACGACACTCCCAGAACGAGCCGTCAAATGA
- the dnaQ gene encoding DNA polymerase III subunit epsilon, which translates to MRQIILDTETTGLNAKSGDRIIEIGCVELMNRRLTGNNLHFYVNPERDSDPGALAVHGLTTEFLRDKPKFAEIADALRDFVKDAELIIHNAPFDIGFLNAEFSLLGLPPFTEHCGEVIDTLVRAKSMFPGKRNSLDALCDRFGISNAHRTLHGALLDSELLAEVYLAMTRGQESLVIDMIGEAAAGHAGGAKRVKLDTLELIVLTATDDELAEHEALLDGLDKSVKGTSVWRTQAAAEDVSATADAQIA; encoded by the coding sequence ATGCGTCAAATCATCCTCGATACGGAAACGACAGGACTGAATGCGAAGAGCGGCGACCGTATCATCGAAATCGGCTGCGTCGAATTGATGAACCGCCGGCTAACGGGCAACAACCTGCACTTCTACGTCAATCCCGAGCGCGACAGCGATCCGGGCGCGCTGGCCGTACACGGACTGACAACGGAATTCCTGCGCGACAAGCCCAAGTTCGCGGAGATCGCCGACGCGCTGCGCGACTTCGTGAAGGACGCGGAACTCATCATCCACAACGCGCCATTCGATATCGGCTTTCTCAACGCCGAATTCTCGCTGCTGGGCTTGCCACCGTTCACGGAACACTGCGGCGAGGTGATCGACACGCTCGTGCGCGCGAAGTCTATGTTCCCGGGCAAGCGCAATTCGCTGGACGCGCTGTGCGACCGCTTCGGCATCAGCAACGCACACCGCACGCTGCATGGCGCACTGCTCGACTCGGAGTTGCTCGCCGAGGTGTACCTCGCGATGACGCGCGGTCAGGAAAGCCTCGTGATCGACATGATCGGCGAGGCGGCAGCGGGTCATGCAGGCGGCGCGAAGCGCGTGAAGCTCGACACACTCGAACTCATCGTGCTGACGGCGACGGACGACGAACTGGCCGAACACGAAGCACTGCTCGATGGTCTCGACAAATCGGTGAAGGGAACGAGCGTGTGGCGCACCCAAGCGGCTGCGGAAGATGTCTCGGCGACAGCGGATGCGCAAATCGCTTAA
- a CDS encoding copper chaperone PCu(A)C: MTQQIKTLSRIHTLVCAAAFAFVATGSIAAHAADSKQAIAVQNAWVRWLPNNLPAAAYVTLTNSSDKPIDLVDVSSADYGSAMLHQTVSNGSTQKMVMVDKLTVPAHGQASIAPGGYHVMLEEAKHKIAPGDTVHLKLQFSDGETLDAPFAVKSPSQTK; encoded by the coding sequence ATGACACAACAAATCAAAACACTTTCGAGGATTCACACGCTGGTTTGCGCAGCCGCTTTCGCGTTCGTCGCCACGGGCAGCATCGCCGCGCACGCTGCCGACAGCAAGCAGGCCATCGCCGTGCAGAACGCGTGGGTCCGCTGGCTGCCCAACAATCTGCCCGCCGCCGCGTACGTCACGCTGACCAACTCGAGCGACAAGCCGATCGATCTCGTCGACGTGTCGAGCGCCGATTACGGCAGCGCGATGCTGCATCAGACGGTGTCGAACGGTTCGACGCAAAAGATGGTGATGGTCGACAAATTGACGGTGCCCGCGCACGGCCAGGCGTCGATTGCGCCGGGCGGCTATCACGTGATGCTCGAAGAAGCGAAGCACAAGATCGCGCCGGGTGACACGGTGCATCTGAAGCTGCAGTTCTCCGATGGCGAAACGCTCGATGCGCCGTTCGCCGTCAAGTCGCCTTCGCAGACCAAGTAA
- the otsB gene encoding trehalose-phosphatase, with the protein MQALPAFLSPTETAFFFDFDGTLVDLAPTPDGVLVQPEAIALLTELRRLTNGAVAIVSGRGIDSIDQFLGMPDMPIAGLHGAERRDANGDTQRIGFNDDRLLRMEQVLAEVVNANPGMLLEIKGAALAMHYRNAPDREPVAREATSRLVAEYPSAYVLQPGKMVYEIKPKDVDKGRALRAFLDEPPFTGRTPVFAGDDLTDEKGFVVVNEKGGLSIKVGGGDTIARSRIGSVSALLAWLSEIVAAARNA; encoded by the coding sequence ATGCAAGCACTTCCGGCTTTTCTGTCTCCGACGGAGACGGCATTTTTCTTCGATTTCGACGGCACGCTCGTCGATCTGGCACCGACGCCCGACGGCGTGCTGGTCCAACCCGAGGCGATCGCCTTGCTCACCGAACTCCGGCGTCTGACGAACGGCGCCGTGGCGATCGTGTCGGGACGCGGGATCGACAGCATCGACCAGTTTCTCGGCATGCCCGATATGCCCATCGCCGGACTGCACGGCGCCGAGCGGCGCGACGCGAACGGCGACACGCAGCGCATCGGCTTCAACGACGACCGGCTGCTGCGCATGGAGCAGGTGCTCGCTGAAGTCGTCAACGCGAATCCCGGCATGCTGCTCGAAATCAAGGGCGCGGCGCTCGCGATGCACTATCGCAACGCGCCCGATCGCGAACCGGTGGCGCGCGAAGCGACGAGCCGGCTGGTTGCCGAGTACCCTAGCGCTTATGTGCTGCAGCCGGGCAAGATGGTCTATGAAATCAAGCCGAAGGACGTCGACAAAGGCCGCGCGCTGCGCGCCTTTCTGGACGAGCCGCCGTTCACGGGCCGCACGCCCGTGTTCGCGGGCGACGATCTGACTGACGAGAAGGGCTTCGTGGTCGTCAACGAAAAGGGCGGTCTGTCGATCAAGGTCGGCGGCGGCGATACGATCGCGCGCTCGCGCATCGGCTCGGTGAGCGCGCTCCTCGCGTGGCTGTCGGAAATCGTCGCGGCGGCGCGCAACGCATGA
- a CDS encoding GtrA family protein produces MKRELLRFAIAGVIGLIVDAGVLYGMLALGAGYFVGRAVSFVAAVWSTWQFNRRFTFVQGSNKSAWSEWWHYLFAMLGGGVVNYAAYSATILLLPKSALLPLIGVAVGSLAGMTVNFVSAKLWVFKARS; encoded by the coding sequence ATGAAGCGCGAACTACTCCGCTTCGCCATTGCCGGCGTGATCGGCCTCATCGTCGACGCCGGCGTGCTGTACGGAATGCTCGCGCTCGGCGCGGGCTATTTCGTCGGTCGCGCGGTCTCGTTCGTCGCGGCCGTCTGGTCGACGTGGCAGTTCAATCGACGCTTCACGTTCGTCCAGGGCAGCAACAAATCCGCGTGGTCCGAGTGGTGGCATTACCTGTTCGCGATGCTGGGCGGCGGCGTCGTCAATTACGCTGCCTATAGCGCGACGATCCTGCTACTGCCGAAGAGCGCGCTGCTGCCGCTCATCGGCGTTGCCGTCGGGTCGCTCGCGGGCATGACGGTCAACTTCGTCAGCGCCAAGCTCTGGGTGTTCAAGGCCCGCTCGTGA
- the rnhA gene encoding ribonuclease HI, translating into MSSDLIEIFTDGACKGNPGPGGWGALLRYGAQEKELFGGEANTTNNRMELMAVIAALEALKRPCKAIVHTDSQYVQKGISEWIHGWKKKGWVTAAKAPVKNADLWKRLDALTQQHELEWRWVKGHAGHPENERADALANRGVASLAQL; encoded by the coding sequence ATGAGTTCAGATCTGATCGAAATCTTCACCGACGGCGCCTGCAAGGGCAATCCCGGCCCTGGCGGCTGGGGCGCGCTGTTGCGCTACGGCGCGCAGGAAAAAGAACTGTTCGGCGGCGAAGCGAACACGACCAACAACCGCATGGAACTGATGGCCGTGATCGCCGCGCTCGAAGCGTTGAAGCGCCCATGCAAGGCGATCGTGCACACGGACTCGCAGTACGTCCAGAAAGGCATCAGCGAATGGATTCACGGCTGGAAGAAGAAAGGCTGGGTGACGGCCGCGAAAGCGCCCGTGAAGAACGCGGATCTCTGGAAGCGGCTCGATGCGCTCACGCAGCAGCATGAACTCGAATGGCGCTGGGTCAAGGGGCATGCGGGGCATCCGGAGAACGAACGCGCGGACGCGCTCGCCAATCGCGGCGTGGCCTCGCTGGCGCAGCTCTAA
- a CDS encoding glycosyltransferase family 4 protein → MRIAQIAPLHEAVPPKLYGGTERVVSYLTEALVELGHDVTLFASGDSQTSAKLEAFWPQALRLDPTIRDVMAPHMLLLEEVRRRAEEFDVLHFHIDYYPFSLFARQPVPFLTTMHGRLDLPELQPVFNTFSDVPVVSISDNQRQPLQQAHWLSTVYHGLPENVLTPIPNVEPGYLAFLGRVSPEKGLDRAIRIAGQAGMKLKVAAKIDKADRAYYEEVIKPLMALPHVEYIGEIGEAEKREFLGNAHALVFPIDWPEPFGLVMIEAMACGTPVIAFKRGSVPEVIENGVSGFVVEDEISAVAALKRLDQLPRAQVRKAFESRFSSKVMAQNYLKTYEELLHAKRRTVLREVNAS, encoded by the coding sequence ATGCGAATCGCTCAAATCGCTCCCTTGCACGAGGCGGTTCCTCCCAAGCTCTATGGCGGCACGGAACGCGTCGTGTCGTACCTGACGGAAGCGCTCGTCGAGCTGGGACATGACGTGACGCTTTTTGCGAGTGGCGATTCGCAAACCTCCGCGAAGCTCGAAGCTTTCTGGCCGCAGGCGTTGCGTCTGGACCCGACCATCCGCGACGTAATGGCGCCGCACATGCTGCTGCTCGAAGAAGTCCGCCGCCGCGCGGAAGAATTCGACGTGCTGCATTTCCACATCGACTACTACCCGTTCTCGCTGTTCGCGCGCCAGCCCGTGCCGTTCCTGACGACGATGCACGGCCGTCTCGATCTGCCCGAACTGCAGCCGGTCTTCAACACGTTCAGCGACGTGCCCGTCGTGTCGATTTCGGACAACCAGCGCCAGCCGCTGCAACAGGCGCACTGGCTGTCGACGGTGTACCACGGCCTGCCGGAAAACGTGCTCACGCCGATCCCCAACGTCGAGCCGGGCTACCTCGCATTCCTCGGCCGCGTCTCGCCGGAGAAGGGTCTCGACCGCGCGATCCGCATCGCCGGCCAGGCAGGCATGAAGCTCAAGGTCGCCGCCAAGATCGACAAGGCCGACCGCGCCTATTACGAAGAAGTCATCAAGCCGCTGATGGCGCTGCCGCACGTCGAGTACATCGGCGAAATCGGCGAAGCCGAAAAGCGTGAGTTCCTCGGCAACGCGCATGCACTGGTGTTCCCGATCGACTGGCCGGAGCCCTTCGGTCTGGTGATGATCGAAGCCATGGCTTGCGGCACGCCCGTGATCGCGTTCAAGCGCGGCTCGGTGCCGGAAGTGATCGAGAACGGTGTGTCGGGCTTCGTCGTCGAAGACGAAATCAGCGCGGTTGCCGCCCTCAAGCGTCTGGACCAACTGCCCCGCGCGCAGGTGCGCAAGGCGTTCGAATCGCGCTTCTCGTCGAAGGTGATGGCGCAGAACTACCTGAAGACGTACGAAGAACTGCTGCACGCGAAGCGCCGCACGGTGCTGCGCGAAGTCAACGCAAGCTGA
- a CDS encoding ABC transporter ATP-binding protein has protein sequence MEHLTIAQRNAHNAKLASYAHRPLAFLFRFIRRHPVAHLIVLGSVFAAVGCALASQYAIKHLIDVLGAGRHHPGPLWGAFAILVGLIAADNLLWRVGGWVAAHTFVAVTGDLRKDLFQYLTGHSPTYYAEKQPGTLASRITATSNAVYTAENTTAWNVLPPCIAVVGAIVMITAVNPLMALGLLTCSAILSVVLFKLAGRGSARHHTFASKAAAVDGELVDVIGNMGLVRAFGMTFREQKRFSATVKSEMVARQQSLLYLEKLRLLHAVITALLSAGLLGWALWLWDQGKATSGDIVLVSSLGFTILHGTRDLAVALVDVTQHVARLAEAVKTLLEPHGMPDHNDAVELVPQGGRVTFDKVTFAYPKRRPILDHFDLDIPAGQRVGLIGKSGAGKSTVLALLQRFYETQAGRILIDGQDVSSISQDSLRHSIALVPQDISLFHRSVYENIAYGRPEATRDEVLAAAREARCSDFIEAMPEGFDTIVGDRGVKLSGGQRQRIAIARAILKNAPILLLDEATSALDSASEEAIQKALDRLMVGRTVVAIAHRLSTLHNFDRIIVMSAGKVIDDGSPEELRNRPGLYRDLLSKQFGKHSTLHVGGKKFDEQHVA, from the coding sequence TTGGAACATCTGACCATTGCCCAGCGAAACGCCCATAACGCAAAGCTTGCGAGCTATGCGCACCGGCCGCTTGCGTTCCTTTTCCGCTTTATCCGCCGCCATCCGGTCGCTCATCTGATCGTGCTGGGCAGCGTGTTCGCGGCCGTGGGCTGTGCGCTCGCTTCGCAATACGCGATCAAACATCTGATCGACGTGCTCGGCGCGGGCCGTCATCATCCGGGGCCGCTGTGGGGCGCGTTCGCGATCCTGGTCGGCCTGATCGCCGCCGACAACCTGTTGTGGCGCGTTGGCGGCTGGGTCGCCGCGCACACGTTCGTGGCCGTCACGGGTGATCTTCGTAAGGACCTGTTTCAGTATCTGACAGGCCACTCGCCGACCTATTACGCGGAGAAACAACCGGGCACGCTGGCGAGCCGGATCACGGCGACCTCGAATGCCGTCTACACAGCCGAAAACACAACCGCGTGGAACGTGCTGCCGCCGTGCATCGCGGTGGTCGGCGCGATCGTGATGATTACCGCCGTCAATCCGTTGATGGCGCTCGGCCTTTTGACCTGCTCGGCGATTCTGTCGGTCGTGCTGTTCAAGCTGGCCGGCCGTGGCTCGGCTCGTCATCACACCTTCGCGAGCAAGGCGGCTGCCGTCGACGGCGAACTCGTCGACGTAATCGGCAATATGGGCCTCGTGCGCGCGTTCGGCATGACGTTCCGCGAGCAGAAGCGCTTCAGCGCGACCGTGAAGTCGGAAATGGTCGCGCGCCAGCAAAGCCTGCTGTATCTGGAGAAGCTGCGTCTGCTGCACGCGGTCATCACGGCGCTGCTGTCGGCGGGGCTGCTCGGCTGGGCGCTGTGGCTCTGGGATCAGGGCAAGGCGACCTCGGGCGACATCGTGCTGGTCAGCTCGCTTGGCTTCACGATTCTGCACGGCACACGCGACCTGGCTGTCGCGCTCGTCGACGTGACACAGCACGTCGCGCGTCTCGCAGAAGCCGTGAAGACACTGCTCGAACCGCATGGCATGCCCGACCACAACGACGCTGTCGAACTCGTGCCGCAAGGCGGCCGCGTGACCTTCGACAAGGTGACGTTCGCGTATCCGAAGCGCCGCCCGATTCTCGATCATTTCGATCTCGACATTCCGGCGGGCCAGCGCGTCGGCCTGATCGGCAAGTCGGGCGCGGGCAAGTCGACCGTGCTCGCGCTGCTGCAACGCTTTTATGAAACCCAGGCCGGACGCATCCTGATCGACGGTCAGGATGTCTCGTCGATCTCGCAGGACAGCCTGCGCCACTCGATCGCACTGGTGCCGCAGGACATCTCGCTATTCCACCGCTCGGTCTATGAAAACATCGCGTACGGCCGGCCCGAAGCGACGCGCGACGAAGTACTCGCCGCCGCCCGTGAAGCCCGCTGCTCGGACTTTATCGAGGCGATGCCGGAAGGCTTCGACACGATCGTCGGCGACCGCGGCGTGAAGCTGTCGGGCGGTCAGCGTCAGCGCATCGCGATTGCGCGCGCGATCCTGAAGAACGCACCGATCCTGCTGCTCGACGAAGCGACCTCCGCGCTCGACAGCGCGTCCGAAGAAGCGATCCAGAAAGCCCTTGACCGACTGATGGTGGGCCGCACGGTGGTCGCGATCGCGCACCGCCTGTCGACGCTCCACAACTTCGACCGCATCATCGTGATGAGCGCGGGCAAGGTGATCGACGACGGCAGCCCCGAAGAGTTGCGCAACCGTCCGGGCCTGTATCGCGACCTGCTGTCGAAGCAGTTCGGCAAGCATTCGACACTGCATGTCGGTGGCAAGAAGTTCGACGAGCAGCATGTTGCATAA
- a CDS encoding cytochrome c oxidase assembly protein, which translates to MTLLYWLEPWEPSPTVVIVMLLAALLFARGVRKVKVSVARQVSYWFGLTALYVALHTRLDYFFEHEFFMHRAQHLVLHHLGPFFIALSYPGTALRAGIPFAWRQRFVRPALQTRYVRATLDVLFHPVVAVVLFVGLIYFWLLSPIHFVAMLDWRLYRVMNWSMVIDGLMFWWLVLDARPAPPARLSPGKRVLLVVAAIPPQIMLGAFIFFSPRELYPVYSICGRAFTWLSPMRDQQIGGLLLWIPGSMMSVIGAVLALRHWMRLSARARLRDKRHAQVPASASTPVVAHADR; encoded by the coding sequence ATGACGTTGCTCTACTGGCTCGAACCCTGGGAGCCGTCGCCGACTGTCGTGATCGTGATGCTGCTCGCCGCGCTGCTGTTCGCGCGCGGCGTGCGCAAGGTGAAGGTATCGGTGGCGCGGCAGGTGTCGTACTGGTTCGGGCTGACAGCGCTCTATGTCGCGCTTCACACACGGCTCGATTATTTCTTCGAGCATGAGTTCTTCATGCATCGCGCGCAGCATCTGGTGCTGCATCATCTCGGGCCGTTCTTCATCGCACTGTCCTATCCCGGCACGGCGCTGCGTGCGGGCATTCCATTCGCGTGGCGGCAACGCTTCGTGCGGCCCGCGCTGCAAACGCGTTACGTGCGCGCGACGCTCGACGTTCTATTTCACCCTGTCGTCGCGGTCGTTCTGTTCGTTGGACTGATCTATTTCTGGCTGCTCTCGCCGATTCACTTCGTCGCGATGCTCGACTGGCGGCTGTATCGCGTGATGAACTGGAGCATGGTGATCGATGGGTTGATGTTCTGGTGGCTCGTGCTCGATGCGCGGCCCGCGCCGCCGGCGCGGCTATCGCCCGGCAAACGCGTGCTACTGGTCGTCGCCGCGATTCCGCCGCAGATCATGCTCGGCGCGTTCATCTTCTTCTCGCCGCGCGAGCTCTATCCCGTCTATTCGATCTGCGGGCGCGCCTTCACATGGCTCAGCCCGATGCGCGATCAGCAGATCGGCGGACTGCTGCTATGGATTCCAGGTTCGATGATGAGCGTGATCGGCGCTGTGCTGGCGCTGCGTCACTGGATGAGACTCTCCGCGCGAGCGCGCCTGCGTGATAAGCGCCATGCGCAGGTGCCTGCGTCTGCCAGCACGCCCGTGGTCGCGCACGCCGACCGTTGA
- the otsA gene encoding alpha,alpha-trehalose-phosphate synthase (UDP-forming) produces MSRLIIVSNRVAPISEGGPAAGGLAVGVYDALKETGGMWFGWSGDVLGSGQPQIKLEERGPVTFATIGLVRRDYDQYYRGFSNATLWPAFHYRPDLLQYDRHDFEGYCRVNTWLAQKLVPLLRDDDVIWVHDYHLIPFAQALRAAGVKNRIGFFLHIPFPAAQVLLAVPPHRALVEALCSFDLLGFQTKPDLRAFCDYIVNEADGSIEPSAQGPTVVHGFGRTLRAAAYPIGVYPDEIAELAKAGEGDKPVRTIEATLHARKLIMSVDRLDYSKGLVERFRAFERLLEHSPSYRDKVSFLQIAPPTRSDLHAYQEIRLQLEGESGRINGRFAELDWTPIRYIHRQYERPVLAALFRTAHVGYVTPLRDGMNLVAKEYVSAQDPEDPGVLVLSRFAGAAQELTGALVVNPVDIDGMADALGTALSMPLAERKARYNDMMVQLRENNVSVWRDNFMRDLQQMPSAQPVASEAAES; encoded by the coding sequence ATGAGCCGATTGATCATCGTATCGAACCGCGTCGCGCCGATTTCGGAGGGCGGCCCCGCGGCGGGCGGCCTGGCCGTCGGCGTCTACGATGCATTGAAGGAAACGGGCGGCATGTGGTTCGGCTGGAGCGGCGACGTGCTAGGTTCCGGCCAGCCGCAGATCAAGCTCGAAGAGCGCGGCCCGGTGACGTTCGCGACCATCGGCCTCGTGCGGCGCGATTACGACCAGTATTACCGCGGCTTTTCGAACGCGACGCTGTGGCCCGCGTTTCACTACCGGCCCGATCTGCTGCAGTATGACCGGCACGATTTCGAAGGCTATTGCCGCGTCAATACGTGGCTCGCGCAAAAGCTGGTGCCGCTGCTGCGCGACGACGACGTCATCTGGGTCCACGACTACCATCTGATTCCGTTTGCACAGGCACTGCGCGCGGCGGGCGTGAAGAACCGCATCGGCTTCTTCCTGCACATTCCGTTTCCGGCGGCGCAGGTGCTGCTCGCCGTGCCGCCGCATCGCGCGCTGGTCGAGGCGCTGTGTTCGTTCGATCTGCTCGGCTTCCAGACGAAGCCTGATCTGCGCGCGTTCTGCGATTACATCGTCAACGAGGCGGACGGTTCCATCGAACCCTCGGCGCAAGGGCCGACAGTGGTGCACGGGTTCGGCCGCACGCTGCGCGCGGCAGCTTATCCGATTGGCGTATATCCCGACGAGATCGCCGAACTGGCGAAAGCGGGCGAGGGCGACAAGCCGGTGCGCACGATCGAAGCGACGCTGCATGCGCGCAAGCTGATCATGAGCGTCGACCGGCTCGATTATTCGAAGGGACTGGTCGAGCGGTTTCGCGCGTTCGAGCGGCTGCTCGAACACTCGCCGTCGTATCGCGACAAGGTGTCGTTCCTGCAGATCGCGCCGCCGACCCGTTCCGATCTGCACGCGTACCAGGAAATCCGCTTGCAGCTGGAAGGGGAGTCGGGGCGCATCAACGGCCGCTTTGCGGAACTCGACTGGACGCCTATCCGCTATATCCATCGACAGTACGAACGGCCCGTGCTTGCGGCGCTGTTTCGCACCGCGCATGTCGGCTATGTGACGCCGCTGCGAGACGGGATGAATCTCGTCGCGAAAGAGTATGTGTCGGCGCAAGATCCGGAAGATCCGGGCGTGCTGGTGCTGTCGCGTTTCGCGGGCGCCGCGCAGGAGCTGACGGGCGCGCTGGTCGTCAATCCCGTCGATATCGACGGCATGGCCGATGCGCTCGGCACGGCGCTGTCGATGCCGCTTGCCGAACGCAAGGCGCGCTACAACGACATGATGGTGCAGCTGCGCGAGAACAACGTGTCCGTGTGGCGCGACAACTTTATGCGCGACCTGCAGCAGATGCCGAGCGCGCAACCGGTGGCGAGCGAAGCCGCCGAGAGTTGA
- a CDS encoding DUF2214 family protein — MLIRWLLAAVHLLGYGFALAAIIGRTRGLRQLSDPAGLQRVFVADNLWGTTAIVLIVTGLMRVFGGFEKGADYYLHEPLFHVKMAALVLILVFEIVPTMTLIRWRLAVRNGETPDLSRARRFARTGHWQSILLVVMVFAASGMARGIGA; from the coding sequence ATGCTGATCCGCTGGTTGCTGGCCGCTGTCCATCTGCTGGGTTACGGCTTCGCGCTCGCCGCGATCATCGGGCGCACGCGCGGGCTGCGACAGCTGTCCGATCCGGCCGGTCTGCAGCGCGTCTTCGTCGCGGACAATCTCTGGGGCACCACGGCCATCGTTCTGATCGTCACGGGCTTGATGCGCGTGTTCGGTGGCTTTGAGAAGGGCGCGGACTACTACCTACACGAGCCGCTCTTTCACGTGAAGATGGCGGCGCTCGTGCTGATCCTCGTTTTCGAGATCGTGCCGACGATGACCTTGATCCGCTGGCGTCTCGCCGTCAGAAACGGCGAGACGCCGGATCTCTCCCGCGCCCGCCGCTTCGCCCGAACGGGGCACTGGCAATCCATTCTGCTCGTCGTGATGGTGTTCGCCGCGTCGGGCATGGCGCGCGGCATTGGCGCGTAG
- a CDS encoding SCO family protein — translation MRVAALSVVLCAALSSAGCSHRGEPWQLTDVSGHLPDLDFTLTGDDGRPVAADTLKGRVSLVYFGYTHCPDVCPETMGRLMQVIGKLGRDAQNVRILFVTVDPARDTPRALHDYVGAFDSQHAFGLTGTDAQIEQMAKHYRVAYQMEKRDPNGNYEVTHSSAVYIFDARNRARLLATDHDSPDAIARDVRRIIEDPS, via the coding sequence ATGCGCGTCGCGGCGTTGAGCGTCGTGCTGTGCGCGGCGCTCAGCAGCGCGGGATGCTCGCATCGAGGCGAACCGTGGCAGTTGACGGACGTGAGCGGCCATCTGCCCGACCTGGATTTCACGCTGACGGGTGACGACGGCCGGCCTGTAGCGGCGGATACGCTCAAGGGGCGCGTGTCGCTCGTCTACTTCGGCTACACGCATTGCCCCGATGTCTGCCCGGAAACGATGGGGCGTCTGATGCAGGTCATCGGCAAGCTCGGGCGGGACGCGCAGAATGTGCGCATCCTGTTCGTCACCGTCGATCCCGCGCGCGACACGCCTCGTGCGTTGCATGACTACGTCGGCGCATTCGATTCGCAGCATGCGTTCGGCCTGACGGGCACGGATGCACAGATCGAGCAGATGGCAAAGCACTACCGCGTCGCGTATCAGATGGAAAAGCGCGACCCGAACGGCAATTACGAGGTGACGCACAGCTCGGCCGTCTACATCTTCGATGCACGCAATCGCGCGCGCCTGCTCGCCACGGACCACGATTCGCCCGACGCTATCGCGCGAGACGTGCGCCGTATCATTGAAGACCCATCCTGA